In the genome of Anaerofustis stercorihominis DSM 17244, one region contains:
- a CDS encoding glucosaminidase domain-containing protein → MKTTKKKIKVKKTLKVKKKKTDLQKNDIFKEQENSNLNDNANEINSNNVEILVKDNDIPKVNKIEDEINIVETIEENPLESLLKELEEENKTNNIKEVKKEDPLEKTLIEIDKLEHLVDETIEDIKVKEISEDNKDIEKDETIISQVDEIKKELNELENELKEDIPKQKKKTKKRNIIIAICSVLILAIISSTGGYYIIKAKSEEKEAMKVASIAKTAKEVNVANTLRNHTAKKVKKQKNIPSYSLSEIHKLDMSKPSGVTAADLKLITRQGLVGLEQAFVNAEKKYKVNALFLVAIASLESANGTICFKPNNMFGYGSKGYPSKEANIYDVADGIGNGYLKPGSGLYSGKTISDVNKRYASSSTWDTKVANNMHKYYSVISARRKAALKKL, encoded by the coding sequence ATGAAAACTACTAAAAAGAAAATTAAAGTAAAAAAAACATTAAAGGTAAAGAAGAAAAAAACGGATTTACAAAAAAATGATATTTTTAAAGAGCAAGAAAATTCTAATCTAAATGATAATGCTAATGAAATCAATTCAAATAATGTTGAAATATTAGTTAAAGATAATGATATTCCTAAAGTTAACAAAATAGAAGACGAAATCAATATTGTTGAAACTATAGAAGAAAATCCTTTAGAATCATTACTTAAAGAACTTGAAGAGGAAAATAAAACAAATAATATTAAAGAGGTAAAAAAAGAGGATCCTCTAGAAAAGACATTGATAGAAATAGATAAATTGGAACATTTGGTAGATGAAACAATAGAAGATATAAAAGTAAAAGAAATATCAGAAGATAACAAAGATATTGAAAAAGATGAAACAATTATTTCACAGGTTGATGAAATAAAAAAAGAGCTAAATGAATTAGAAAATGAGCTAAAAGAAGATATTCCTAAACAGAAGAAAAAAACAAAAAAAAGAAACATAATCATCGCAATTTGTTCTGTTCTTATTTTAGCCATAATATCTTCAACCGGCGGATATTATATTATAAAAGCCAAATCAGAAGAAAAAGAAGCTATGAAAGTCGCAAGTATTGCAAAAACAGCAAAAGAAGTAAATGTTGCAAATACATTAAGAAATCATACGGCAAAAAAAGTAAAAAAACAAAAAAATATACCAAGTTATTCATTATCGGAAATACATAAACTTGATATGAGCAAACCGAGCGGAGTTACTGCCGCAGATTTAAAACTAATTACAAGGCAAGGGCTTGTAGGTCTTGAACAAGCATTTGTAAATGCAGAGAAAAAATATAAAGTAAATGCATTATTCTTGGTTGCGATAGCTTCTCTTGAAAGTGCAAACGGAACAATATGTTTTAAACCAAATAACATGTTTGGATATGGTTCAAAGGGCTACCCCTCAAAAGAAGCAAACATATATGATGTTGCGGATGGTATAGGAAATGGATATCTGAAACCGGGTTCCGGACTTTACAGCGGGAAAACAATAAGCGATGTAAATAAAAGATACGCTTCAAGCTCTACATGGGATACAAAAGTAGCAAATAATATGCATAAATATTATTCTGTAATAAGTGCAAGAAGAAAAGCTGCATTAAAGAAATTATAA
- a CDS encoding Rrf2 family transcriptional regulator, translating into MKFDSKTDLAIKIIMYLFIEQDSKSFEEIHRVIGTRKSILLSVIDRLVEAKVLKKGKDNLTYYLLKDADEISIYDLIILFDGSINVLDDYNNSRKNNLFIYEFYIDRFYNEIGKFLKINIQNTTIKNMISNNH; encoded by the coding sequence ATGAAGTTTGATAGTAAGACTGATTTAGCGATAAAAATAATAATGTATTTATTTATAGAACAAGATAGTAAAAGCTTTGAAGAGATACATAGAGTTATCGGTACAAGGAAGAGTATTTTATTGAGTGTTATTGATAGACTTGTTGAAGCAAAAGTATTAAAAAAGGGAAAAGATAATTTAACGTATTATCTTTTAAAAGATGCTGACGAAATCAGCATATATGATTTAATTATATTGTTTGATGGAAGTATTAATGTTTTAGATGATTATAATAATTCAAGAAAAAATAATCTATTTATTTATGAATTCTATATTGATAGATTTTATAACGAAATAGGAAAGTTTTTAAAAATTAATATACAAAATACAACTATTAAAAATATGATATCGAATAATCATTAA
- a CDS encoding calcium-translocating P-type ATPase, PMCA-type, translating to MFFNIKVDEIIRMLHSDEKNGLTGEEAKKRLEMYGKNVLAEEKRHTFFEIFLTQFQDFLILVLLVASAVSFFIGQASDAIMILFVVTLNALIASFQEYRADNELEALKELSVNEAKVYRDGRIIKVPFPEIVVGDIVFAESGDLIAADGRIIECSNLQVDESSLTGESVSVDKDSALIEDKDVPLADRKNMVYSSGIVTYGKCTYIVTASGMDSEIGKVAKMLSTEEETLTPLAEKTNEIGKVLSIGCLVICALIFVLGFMHGNKALDMFMTSISLAVAAIPEGLPTVITIVLSIGITRLSKKGAIVRKMHAVETLGSANVICSDKTGTLTMNKMSVEKVYITNRLINKDEFSNNKSIAYKMLVNIAYDCNDSNINYDENGKEVRIGDTTEVALIELAKRSGITRDKKERFTELPFDSSRKMMSSVYKEEGKYIIYTKGASDVLLEKCSHYVCESKIKKLGEMDKIGFYNQVNELSSKAYRVLAYAYKVVDNIPGEDEIENDLIFVGLTAMIDPPREEVLDSINECKKAGIKTVMITGDHKLTAEAIAKDLGILSEGEECITGLELEKLTDEDLADRIGNISVYARVSPKDKVRIVKAFQNTNNVVAMSGDGVNDAPALKRADIGCAMGITGTDVAKNASDMILCDDNFSTIVMAVKEGRKVFRNIKKAMHFLISCNIGEIMTLFLATLLNFPMPLLPIHLLWVNLVTDSLPALALGVDENNIDVMTQKPAKKSENIFTFGFSVRVLFEGLLIGAVTLVGFWYGCTYYSLSEGRTFAFLILCLSQLFHTFNVRAMKESIFDDSPLKNKTLIIANIVSAMLAIFVVLIPVLRNIFVLTPLGTSKWDFVLTLSLVPLVSSEIVKLAKGLFIKDNSLLTQVKKSA from the coding sequence CGGACAGGCAAGTGATGCCATAATGATATTATTTGTCGTTACTCTTAATGCGTTAATAGCATCTTTTCAGGAGTATCGTGCGGATAACGAGCTGGAAGCTTTAAAGGAACTGAGCGTCAATGAAGCGAAGGTATACCGTGACGGTCGGATAATAAAAGTTCCCTTTCCAGAAATCGTTGTGGGGGATATAGTCTTTGCGGAGAGCGGGGATTTGATTGCCGCAGACGGAAGGATAATAGAGTGTTCAAATCTTCAGGTGGACGAGTCCTCTCTGACGGGAGAAAGCGTATCTGTGGATAAAGACAGTGCTTTGATAGAAGATAAGGATGTACCTTTGGCGGACAGAAAAAACATGGTCTATTCTTCGGGGATCGTTACATACGGAAAATGTACATATATAGTTACGGCAAGCGGTATGGACAGCGAGATAGGTAAAGTGGCTAAGATGCTGAGTACCGAAGAGGAAACACTTACTCCTTTGGCCGAAAAGACCAACGAAATAGGAAAAGTCCTTTCTATCGGCTGTCTTGTGATATGTGCTCTTATATTTGTTTTAGGTTTTATGCACGGAAACAAAGCTCTTGATATGTTTATGACAAGCATATCTCTTGCCGTTGCGGCTATTCCCGAAGGACTTCCTACGGTAATAACAATAGTTTTATCCATCGGTATAACCAGACTCAGTAAAAAAGGTGCGATAGTAAGGAAAATGCACGCCGTTGAAACTTTGGGCAGTGCAAATGTGATTTGTTCCGATAAGACAGGAACGCTTACAATGAATAAAATGAGCGTGGAAAAAGTTTATATAACTAACAGATTAATAAATAAAGATGAATTTTCCAACAATAAAAGTATCGCATATAAAATGCTTGTGAATATAGCCTACGACTGCAACGACTCCAACATAAATTATGATGAAAACGGAAAAGAAGTTAGGATAGGGGATACTACGGAAGTAGCTTTGATAGAACTTGCAAAGAGAAGCGGTATAACCCGAGATAAAAAAGAGAGGTTTACGGAGCTTCCTTTTGACTCTTCCAGAAAGATGATGAGCAGCGTATATAAAGAAGAGGGCAAATATATCATATACACAAAAGGTGCCAGCGATGTTTTGCTTGAAAAATGTTCTCATTACGTATGTGAATCGAAAATAAAGAAACTCGGTGAAATGGATAAGATAGGTTTTTATAATCAAGTCAACGAGCTGTCTTCCAAAGCTTACAGAGTTTTAGCCTATGCTTATAAAGTCGTGGATAATATTCCCGGTGAAGATGAAATTGAAAATGATTTGATTTTCGTCGGTCTTACTGCAATGATAGACCCTCCGAGGGAAGAGGTCTTGGATTCTATAAATGAATGTAAAAAAGCGGGTATCAAAACAGTTATGATAACCGGAGACCATAAGCTTACCGCAGAGGCTATCGCAAAGGACCTCGGTATATTATCTGAGGGCGAAGAGTGTATAACGGGGCTTGAACTTGAAAAACTGACGGACGAGGATCTTGCGGACAGGATAGGAAATATATCCGTTTATGCAAGGGTTTCTCCAAAGGATAAAGTTAGGATAGTAAAAGCCTTTCAAAATACCAATAACGTAGTTGCAATGAGCGGAGACGGCGTAAACGACGCTCCCGCACTCAAGAGAGCGGATATCGGGTGTGCAATGGGTATAACTGGTACAGATGTAGCTAAAAATGCTTCCGATATGATTTTATGTGACGATAACTTTTCCACCATTGTAATGGCTGTGAAAGAGGGGAGGAAGGTATTTAGGAACATCAAAAAAGCCATGCATTTCCTTATTTCCTGTAATATAGGCGAAATAATGACACTGTTCCTTGCGACTCTATTAAACTTCCCTATGCCGCTTCTTCCGATACATCTGTTATGGGTAAACTTGGTCACTGACTCGCTTCCAGCCCTTGCCCTTGGTGTAGATGAAAACAACATAGACGTCATGACTCAAAAACCCGCTAAGAAAAGCGAAAATATATTTACTTTCGGTTTTAGTGTCAGAGTATTGTTCGAAGGACTTTTGATAGGTGCAGTTACCTTGGTCGGTTTCTGGTACGGATGTACATATTATTCTCTCAGCGAAGGAAGGACATTTGCTTTTCTGATACTGTGCTTATCTCAGCTTTTCCATACATTCAATGTAAGAGCCATGAAAGAAAGTATATTCGACGACAGTCCGCTTAAGAATAAGACATTGATAATCGCCAATATAGTATCCGCAATGCTTGCGATATTCGTAGTACTCATTCCCGTACTGAGAAATATATTCGTGCTTACACCTCTCGGAACATCTAAATGGGACTTTGTACTCACTCTATCTTTAGTTCCTCTGGTAAGCTCTGAGATAGTAAAACTTGCAAAAGGTTTGTTCATCAAAGACAACAGTTTACTTACGCAAGTAAAAAAATCGGCATGA